In Flammeovirgaceae bacterium 311, one DNA window encodes the following:
- a CDS encoding short-chain dehydrogenase/reductase SDR (COG1028 Dehydrogenases with different specificities (related to short-chain alcohol dehydrogenases)) — protein MKKAVLITGASRGIGAATAVLAAARGYRVWVNYLKNEAAAMGVVQYIQQHGGSAEAVQADVSSEAEVKRLFATLDEQGSYLSALVNNAGILEPQQRVEEMRADRLYRIFSANVVSCFLCAQEAVLRMSTKRGGRGGAIVNVSSIAARTGAPGEYVDYAASKGAVDTFTLGLSKEVADEGIRVNAVRPAFIYTDIHASGGEPARVDRVKESVPMKRGGKPEEVARAILWLLSDEASYSTGTFIDITGGK, from the coding sequence ATGAAGAAGGCTGTACTTATTACCGGGGCAAGTCGTGGAATTGGCGCAGCTACGGCTGTGTTAGCGGCTGCCAGGGGCTACCGGGTTTGGGTAAACTACCTGAAGAATGAGGCTGCAGCCATGGGTGTTGTGCAGTATATTCAGCAGCACGGTGGCAGCGCCGAAGCAGTTCAGGCAGATGTATCCTCGGAGGCAGAAGTAAAAAGGCTATTTGCTACCCTTGATGAACAGGGGAGCTATCTTAGTGCATTAGTCAACAATGCAGGTATTCTGGAACCGCAGCAGCGGGTAGAGGAAATGCGTGCTGACAGGCTGTACCGGATTTTCAGTGCTAATGTTGTCAGCTGTTTTCTCTGTGCCCAGGAAGCAGTATTAAGAATGTCCACAAAAAGAGGCGGTAGGGGAGGTGCCATTGTAAATGTTTCCTCCATAGCAGCACGTACCGGTGCTCCCGGGGAATATGTTGATTATGCGGCCTCCAAAGGGGCGGTTGATACTTTCACCCTCGGCCTGTCAAAAGAAGTCGCTGATGAAGGAATTCGGGTTAACGCAGTACGCCCTGCCTTTATTTACACCGATATTCATGCCAGTGGCGGCGAGCCGGCCAGGGTGGACAGGGTCAAAGAAAGTGTCCCGATGAAACGTGGCGGGAAGCCTGAAGAAGTTGCCCGGGCGATTTTGTGGTTACTTTCTGACGAAGCCTCTTATTCCACCGGGACGTTTATTGACATTACAGGAGGGAAATAA
- a CDS encoding cupin domain-containing protein (COG1917 Uncharacterized conserved protein, contains double-stranded beta-helix domain), translating to MPHDRDEVYIIATGSGKFMLEEELTAFKAGDFLFVPAGANHRFVEFTDDFSTWVLFYGPPGGERSEPINHLS from the coding sequence ATGCCCCATGACAGGGATGAAGTATATATCATTGCAACAGGTAGCGGTAAGTTTATGCTGGAAGAGGAATTAACAGCATTTAAAGCAGGAGACTTTTTGTTTGTGCCGGCCGGGGCAAATCATAGGTTTGTTGAATTTACCGATGATTTTAGTACCTGGGTTTTATTCTACGGTCCCCCCGGAGGCGAAAGGAGCGAGCCCATCAATCACTTATCCTGA
- a CDS encoding dinb family protein (COG2318 Uncharacterized protein conserved in bacteria): MSSFLRYYERIRYRTNQVINVVPPEQLDWTYKAGKFTLADLIRHIAAIERDLYAETLLGRPSRYRGCGKELADGYEGVLQYFHSMHNESVAIFQSIGDEGLERKCRLPTGGEISAWKWLLALTEHEIHHRGQLYLYLGMLGVSTPPIFGLSAEQLQKVSRT; encoded by the coding sequence ATGTCTTCCTTCCTTCGCTATTACGAGCGAATCCGCTACCGGACCAATCAGGTGATTAACGTGGTTCCGCCCGAGCAGCTGGACTGGACTTACAAAGCCGGTAAATTTACCCTGGCAGACCTCATTCGACACATTGCGGCCATTGAGCGCGACCTGTATGCAGAAACGCTCCTGGGGAGGCCAAGCCGTTACAGGGGCTGCGGAAAGGAGCTGGCCGATGGCTATGAGGGAGTGCTGCAGTATTTCCATAGCATGCACAACGAATCTGTGGCGATTTTCCAAAGCATCGGGGACGAGGGCTTAGAGCGGAAATGCCGGTTACCTACTGGCGGAGAGATCTCTGCCTGGAAATGGTTACTGGCCCTGACAGAACATGAAATTCACCACCGTGGACAGCTGTATCTCTACCTGGGAATGCTGGGAGTATCTACGCCGCCTATCTTCGGTCTTAGTGCCGAACAGCTTCAGAAGGTTTCCCGCACCTGA
- a CDS encoding DinB family protein (COG2318 Uncharacterized protein conserved in bacteria), giving the protein MEAFLKDWFAYNHRANESIVEVLTTVDSLPARAYEIFSHLLNAHRIWLNRIYPVDGLQVHPWEKLDKEVFSKLNDQNYTNTLLFLQSTKFGLQLGKQVYYQNSRGVDFTNSIQEIYFHILNHSAYHRGQVALLLRQAAAEPPLTDYIFFKREMPV; this is encoded by the coding sequence ATGGAAGCTTTTTTAAAAGATTGGTTTGCCTACAACCATAGGGCCAACGAAAGCATTGTCGAGGTACTTACAACAGTCGATTCGCTCCCGGCCAGGGCTTATGAGATTTTCAGCCATCTGCTCAATGCGCATCGCATCTGGCTAAACCGCATCTATCCGGTTGATGGGCTTCAGGTCCATCCCTGGGAAAAGCTGGATAAGGAAGTCTTTTCCAAGCTTAATGATCAGAACTACACGAACACGCTTCTTTTTCTGCAGTCCACAAAGTTCGGTCTGCAACTGGGCAAGCAGGTCTATTACCAGAATAGCAGGGGAGTCGACTTTACCAACAGCATCCAGGAGATCTATTTCCATATCCTGAACCATTCGGCCTATCACCGGGGGCAGGTCGCCCTGCTGTTAAGACAGGCAGCTGCTGAACCCCCGCTTACGGATTACATCTTCTTTAAGCGGGAAATGCCGGTGTGA
- a CDS encoding phospholipid-binding protein ybcl (COG1881 Phospholipid-binding protein): MKKILYLPMLLLFSHGVIAQTFTLKSRDIGGQATADQVYNGFGCSGANISPQLSWENVPAGTKSFAVTMYDQDAPTGSGWWHWVMFNLPAGTRELSANAGNPELPIAPKGSIQSLTDFGRPGYGGPCPPEGQGVYTYILTVYALNTEKLELDEEANPALVGFNLNANTIQKASLVLYYGR, encoded by the coding sequence ATGAAAAAGATACTTTACCTCCCTATGCTGCTGCTCTTCAGCCATGGGGTGATTGCACAGACCTTCACGCTGAAAAGCCGGGATATCGGCGGTCAGGCAACTGCCGATCAGGTGTATAACGGCTTTGGGTGCAGCGGTGCAAATATTTCGCCGCAGCTTAGCTGGGAAAATGTGCCGGCCGGTACCAAAAGCTTTGCCGTAACGATGTACGACCAGGATGCGCCCACGGGCAGCGGCTGGTGGCATTGGGTCATGTTTAATCTTCCTGCCGGAACCCGTGAGCTTTCGGCCAATGCCGGAAATCCGGAGCTGCCGATCGCTCCAAAGGGTAGTATTCAGAGCCTGACAGATTTTGGCAGGCCGGGATATGGAGGACCTTGTCCGCCGGAAGGACAAGGGGTATACACATACATCCTTACCGTTTATGCACTAAACACCGAAAAGCTGGAGCTGGATGAAGAGGCTAATCCGGCCCTTGTGGGGTTTAACCTGAATGCCAATACTATTCAGAAGGCATCTTTGGTCCTGTATTACGGGAGGTAG
- a CDS encoding AraC family transcriptional regulator (COG2207 AraC-type DNA-binding domain-containing proteins) — protein sequence MPFVFESSEDFLSSGDGIDVFLYRAAQETQRANVQFTANAVVILLEGYKEVFSPSGKISIRAGEGFFLKKGNYIMTEKFAVSTRYESLMIFFDDAMAIKLSAGMFRELEKSDGAFTELLKIPASANCFPFAQSVKAYLKADRHLTNNVGSLLSIKLQELFWLLAHAESGAAFVSFLSRLQNRGQHAVERLLEQHYREQISVEQLAFLGGYSLSTFKRRVEELYHTSPRKWIQERRLQEAYFLLKSTDKNVSEVCLEVGFENVSHFVKVFREKWGFTPGQAKDVSA from the coding sequence TTGCCCTTTGTATTCGAAAGCTCGGAAGATTTCCTGAGCTCAGGAGATGGCATAGATGTTTTCCTGTACAGGGCTGCACAGGAAACTCAAAGAGCCAATGTTCAATTTACCGCAAATGCGGTGGTAATCCTGCTGGAGGGTTATAAGGAGGTTTTTAGCCCTTCTGGCAAGATCAGCATCAGGGCAGGGGAAGGTTTTTTCCTCAAGAAGGGCAACTACATCATGACGGAGAAGTTTGCTGTTTCCACGCGTTATGAAAGCCTGATGATCTTCTTTGATGATGCGATGGCCATTAAGTTATCTGCTGGTATGTTTCGGGAGCTTGAGAAGAGCGACGGCGCTTTTACCGAGCTTTTGAAAATTCCTGCCTCGGCTAATTGTTTTCCTTTTGCCCAGTCTGTAAAGGCTTACCTGAAAGCAGATCGACACTTGACTAATAATGTCGGCTCGCTTTTGTCCATCAAGCTGCAGGAGCTTTTTTGGTTGCTGGCACATGCAGAATCAGGGGCTGCCTTTGTCTCCTTCTTATCCCGGCTCCAGAACCGCGGGCAGCACGCGGTGGAGCGTTTGCTGGAGCAGCACTATAGGGAGCAGATTTCTGTAGAGCAACTGGCATTCCTGGGGGGCTATAGCCTTTCTACTTTCAAACGGAGGGTGGAGGAGTTGTACCACACTTCCCCCCGTAAATGGATACAGGAGCGGCGCCTGCAGGAGGCTTATTTCCTGTTAAAGTCTACCGATAAAAATGTATCGGAGGTGTGTCTGGAGGTTGGCTTTGAAAATGTATCCCACTTCGTGAAAGTGTTCAGGGAAAAGTGGGGGTTTACCCCGGGACAGGCAAAGGATGTCTCTGCCTAA
- a CDS encoding isochorismatase (COG1335 Amidases related to nicotinamidase): MQTALLLVAFQDSFFKKKGSHYTKDVKMSAKAAAKLLEHFREHHLPVIHVMHMGKLEDLSVDNLQTYELLEPKKDEPTLVTAEVNAFADQKLAETLKSLEATHLLVAGLAAEKYLIATVHAAKSLNYACTVVQDACAVSKLRVEGEKIKPSLAHKVVMAILDSNDVEITTAKAFIKSEEKKRKKLIKEAAKQEAAFESAKAALEAAEANMRNVEPGMATSTRQAQKPTKKKQGRKSGGVVTGENAAAKPKKSKASVKASASDDAAVQPNTTVTGA; this comes from the coding sequence ATGCAAACGGCACTGCTTCTTGTGGCTTTTCAGGATAGTTTCTTCAAAAAGAAAGGCAGCCACTATACTAAAGATGTTAAAATGAGTGCTAAAGCTGCCGCTAAGCTGCTTGAACATTTCAGGGAACATCATCTTCCGGTTATACATGTGATGCACATGGGTAAACTTGAAGATCTATCTGTTGACAACCTGCAAACATATGAGTTATTAGAACCAAAAAAGGATGAACCAACGCTGGTTACAGCCGAGGTGAATGCCTTTGCCGATCAGAAACTGGCGGAAACACTAAAAAGCCTGGAGGCTACTCATCTGCTTGTTGCAGGATTGGCGGCAGAAAAATACCTGATAGCCACCGTTCATGCTGCAAAATCCCTAAACTATGCCTGCACTGTTGTGCAAGATGCCTGCGCAGTAAGCAAATTAAGGGTGGAGGGTGAGAAGATTAAGCCATCGCTCGCGCACAAAGTGGTAATGGCAATCCTAGACAGTAATGATGTTGAAATAACAACGGCAAAAGCTTTTATTAAATCTGAAGAGAAGAAAAGGAAGAAGCTCATCAAAGAGGCTGCCAAGCAGGAGGCTGCTTTTGAATCTGCTAAGGCGGCCCTGGAAGCTGCCGAGGCTAACATGAGAAATGTTGAGCCTGGCATGGCAACGAGCACCAGGCAAGCCCAAAAGCCTACAAAAAAGAAGCAGGGGAGAAAGTCGGGGGGTGTTGTTACAGGAGAAAATGCAGCTGCTAAACCTAAAAAAAGTAAGGCTTCCGTAAAGGCATCAGCCTCTGATGATGCTGCTGTTCAGCCCAATACAACAGTCACAGGCGCTTAG
- a CDS encoding histidine kinase hamp region domain protein (COG0840 Methyl-accepting chemotaxis protein), translating into MNKIFSSIRVKIQLSFLSIILFSTLSGILSYKILRTVIEHEELKSKVDEMVSYFAEARKQEKDFILYDRKELAFLENGSCESIKKHAQAIENIQQLIQQCNALEEQDELNNNMLALATALARYQQTFADLVNAYKIRGFKDHGMEGQMRDVIHQLQECQSKEEQWFALMLRRHEKDFFIRHDPSYIETLHKRAQAFIVFVETSGLPHMTPAYRAKTTAAIRNYVRYFDRIAAVEKQIGLSKKDGFIGTLTHHAEATEPLLAQLQQAINQKNQRLAGNSVLLMLISTCLMFACGLGFSYLLARKISGPIIQLSRVVEQASVGDETTLSTLASMKREDEVGTLINSIGSMFRDINLKVDEINEKNTLLQATALQEKERNWITEGVSLFEGILAKQASDLALLCEEFLRSLVKYISANQAALFLREEDRYGNITMKMISCYACNKKRYVDQAIELGEGLVGAVWQEKESYYMTDIPANYSKIRSGLGQAKPTAVFIVPAVQEEEVEAIVEIGAFREFSEKEKELIQQVCKGLANAIARVRLQEQTNLLLERANALTEELKQHEEEMRQQLEELTATQEKLERRG; encoded by the coding sequence ATGAATAAAATCTTCTCCAGCATCAGAGTCAAAATTCAGCTATCTTTTCTTAGCATCATCTTATTCTCAACCCTATCGGGCATATTATCATACAAAATACTCAGGACTGTTATTGAGCATGAAGAGCTGAAAAGCAAAGTAGATGAGATGGTAAGCTATTTTGCAGAGGCAAGAAAGCAGGAAAAGGATTTTATTCTCTATGATCGAAAAGAGTTGGCCTTTCTGGAAAATGGTAGCTGCGAAAGCATTAAAAAGCATGCTCAGGCTATAGAAAACATTCAGCAGCTCATACAGCAATGTAACGCATTAGAGGAGCAGGATGAACTGAACAACAACATGCTTGCGCTTGCCACGGCGCTTGCGCGTTACCAGCAAACATTTGCAGATTTAGTAAATGCATATAAAATTCGGGGCTTTAAAGACCATGGCATGGAGGGCCAGATGCGTGATGTGATCCATCAGCTGCAGGAATGCCAATCGAAAGAAGAGCAGTGGTTTGCCCTGATGCTACGCCGGCATGAAAAGGACTTTTTCATCAGGCATGACCCCAGTTATATTGAAACGCTGCATAAACGGGCGCAGGCTTTTATAGTGTTTGTTGAAACATCCGGCCTTCCGCACATGACTCCTGCCTACAGGGCCAAAACAACAGCAGCCATCCGGAACTACGTACGTTATTTTGACCGTATTGCTGCTGTTGAAAAACAGATTGGCCTTTCGAAAAAGGATGGGTTTATAGGAACACTTACCCATCATGCCGAAGCCACAGAACCATTACTTGCACAGCTACAACAGGCAATCAATCAAAAGAACCAGCGCCTGGCAGGAAATTCAGTGTTGTTAATGCTGATTTCTACATGCCTGATGTTTGCCTGTGGCTTAGGATTTAGCTATCTGCTGGCGAGAAAAATATCCGGCCCCATTATTCAATTAAGCAGGGTGGTAGAGCAGGCATCTGTAGGCGATGAAACTACCCTCAGCACTTTAGCTTCTATGAAAAGAGAAGACGAGGTGGGAACCCTGATTAACAGCATTGGAAGCATGTTTCGGGATATTAACCTGAAAGTGGATGAGATTAATGAAAAGAACACCCTTTTACAAGCTACCGCACTGCAGGAAAAAGAAAGAAACTGGATTACAGAAGGCGTTTCTTTGTTTGAAGGCATTCTGGCAAAACAAGCCAGTGATCTGGCTTTACTTTGTGAAGAATTTTTAAGGAGCCTGGTAAAGTACATTTCTGCCAACCAGGCAGCTTTATTTCTTAGAGAAGAAGATAGGTACGGGAACATCACTATGAAGATGATTAGCTGTTATGCCTGTAATAAGAAAAGATATGTTGATCAGGCCATTGAATTAGGCGAAGGACTGGTGGGTGCTGTTTGGCAGGAAAAGGAGTCATATTATATGACTGACATCCCTGCCAACTACAGTAAAATAAGGTCGGGTCTTGGCCAGGCTAAACCTACTGCTGTTTTTATTGTACCGGCAGTACAGGAAGAAGAGGTAGAAGCAATTGTAGAGATTGGTGCTTTCCGGGAGTTTTCAGAAAAAGAGAAAGAGCTTATACAGCAGGTATGCAAAGGGCTGGCCAATGCCATAGCCAGGGTGCGGCTACAGGAGCAAACCAACTTGCTGCTGGAAAGGGCAAATGCCTTGACCGAAGAGTTAAAACAACATGAAGAAGAAATGAGGCAGCAACTCGAAGAACTGACGGCTACACAGGAAAAGCTGGAGAGAAGGGGGTAA
- a CDS encoding cytochrome c peroxidase (COG1858 Cytochrome c peroxidase) → MNFIKLLFIRKEAYFFISLFVLFASCSKHKTNSDAKAAFREMEDLYRSDLTTCIAALDRLINSQSAAEIKEHYRMARMYFKYAEPVLSFTDQENYRYLNQPNILKVEEEDFTDIKIKEPSGFQVLEELIWADSFDVAEISRHAGQVSNRLKLIRQNTNLKPYKPYHFLWMLRNEINRIALTGITGFDSPVLENSLQESGWAYQRLIKYLSFFKKEFKDPALYIAWHAQLKEAQLDLAGEFNAFNRYAFIKNHTHAQLALWVKTKEDWGVTFPFTLAIRHDATSLFSSNTFNLEYFDDLQTGGISAGKVLLGKKLFNDPSLSASGKISCASCHQEALAFTDGKKISDGQLRNSPTLSYAGLQRGFFYDKRTGSLEGQIVSVVNNETEFHSNLEAMTETVKQQPDYQQAFATIYKKEITDAAIRNAIASYIRSLAPFNSKFDRNINGLEQSLSPSEIKGFNLFTGKAKCATCHFAPVFNGTVPPEFAETELELLGVPAANDTANAQIDPDLGRYNLYQTEVRKFFFKTPTVRNSALTAPYMHNGVYSSLEEVMDFYNRGGGAGIGIVLEHQTLPPDALLLNKQEIQDIIAFLHTLSDKAPLETPDQVKLASFQEE, encoded by the coding sequence ATGAATTTTATAAAATTACTATTTATACGCAAAGAGGCTTATTTTTTTATAAGCCTCTTTGTATTGTTTGCCTCCTGCAGCAAGCATAAAACCAACAGCGATGCTAAAGCTGCCTTTCGGGAAATGGAAGATCTCTACCGCAGTGATCTAACCACTTGTATTGCCGCGCTCGACAGACTTATAAACAGCCAGTCGGCAGCAGAAATAAAGGAACATTACCGAATGGCCAGAATGTACTTTAAATATGCAGAGCCGGTGCTCTCTTTTACTGATCAGGAGAATTACCGCTACCTCAACCAGCCTAACATTTTAAAGGTTGAGGAAGAGGATTTCACCGATATTAAAATCAAAGAGCCCTCCGGTTTTCAGGTGCTGGAGGAGCTGATATGGGCCGATAGTTTTGATGTTGCTGAAATTAGCAGGCATGCCGGGCAGGTTAGCAACAGGCTTAAGCTCATCAGGCAAAACACCAATCTGAAACCTTACAAGCCTTACCATTTTCTGTGGATGCTGCGCAATGAAATAAACCGCATTGCGCTCACTGGTATTACCGGTTTTGATTCACCTGTGCTGGAAAATTCTCTCCAGGAAAGTGGGTGGGCTTATCAGCGTTTAATAAAGTACCTGTCATTCTTTAAAAAAGAATTCAAAGATCCGGCATTGTACATCGCCTGGCATGCGCAATTGAAAGAGGCACAGCTAGATTTAGCGGGTGAGTTTAACGCCTTCAACCGCTATGCCTTCATCAAAAATCACACCCACGCCCAGCTGGCCCTCTGGGTAAAAACCAAAGAAGACTGGGGGGTAACGTTTCCCTTTACACTTGCCATCAGGCATGATGCTACTTCGCTCTTTTCCAGCAATACCTTCAATCTGGAGTATTTTGATGATCTGCAGACAGGAGGAATATCTGCAGGAAAAGTTCTGCTGGGCAAAAAGCTGTTCAATGACCCTTCCTTATCGGCTTCAGGAAAAATAAGCTGTGCCAGCTGCCACCAGGAAGCACTTGCTTTTACAGATGGTAAAAAAATATCCGATGGCCAGCTGCGCAACAGTCCTACCCTTAGCTACGCCGGCTTGCAGCGAGGATTTTTCTACGATAAGCGCACTGGTAGCCTGGAGGGGCAAATTGTATCAGTAGTCAACAATGAAACAGAATTCCACAGCAACCTGGAGGCAATGACTGAAACGGTAAAGCAACAACCCGACTACCAGCAGGCCTTTGCCACGATCTACAAAAAAGAAATTACAGATGCAGCCATTCGCAATGCGATTGCCAGCTATATCAGAAGTCTTGCACCTTTCAACTCAAAGTTTGATCGCAACATTAACGGCCTGGAGCAGAGCCTTAGCCCGAGCGAAATAAAGGGATTTAACCTGTTTACAGGCAAGGCCAAATGTGCCACCTGCCACTTTGCACCGGTATTTAATGGTACAGTACCACCGGAATTTGCAGAAACAGAGCTGGAGCTACTGGGGGTTCCTGCAGCAAATGATACTGCTAATGCACAGATAGACCCTGACCTGGGCAGGTATAATTTGTATCAGACAGAGGTGCGGAAGTTTTTCTTTAAAACACCAACAGTACGCAACAGTGCGTTAACAGCACCTTATATGCACAATGGTGTATACAGCAGTCTGGAGGAGGTAATGGACTTTTACAATCGTGGTGGGGGTGCCGGTATCGGAATTGTACTGGAGCACCAAACCCTTCCTCCGGATGCGCTGCTGCTCAACAAGCAGGAGATCCAGGATATAATTGCTTTCCTACACACCCTTAGTGACAAGGCACCCCTTGAGACACCCGATCAGGTTAAGCTGGCTTCTTTCCAAGAGGAATAA
- a CDS encoding hypothetical protein (COG0398 Uncharacterized conserved protein), translating into MFLYKIKAQYSLFMKKLLSLLFFCSFFVIITFLLFLDFEQQVGEWLSSPESLVGYAALSFVLLMSDILLPVPSSLIMILNGKVLGLLWGTVLSLVSGIVSSTIGFYGGRKSAKVLNSLFSSKELEAGNKLFMRFGTFGIALSKALPVLSESLSFVAGTTAVNFRTFLTYSFIGQSVVSFLYAYTGGLTVEMDSNFVAAAIIGLTLLLSWLLQWLVKPEDASPTPKGKHSKPSVAAGHSSK; encoded by the coding sequence TTGTTCCTGTACAAGATTAAGGCTCAGTACTCTCTCTTTATGAAAAAACTGCTATCTCTACTGTTCTTCTGTTCCTTCTTTGTCATTATTACCTTTTTACTCTTTCTTGATTTTGAACAACAGGTAGGAGAATGGCTTTCTTCTCCGGAATCTCTTGTGGGGTATGCAGCCTTAAGCTTTGTATTGTTAATGTCTGATATTCTTTTACCTGTGCCCTCCAGCCTTATCATGATCCTGAACGGCAAAGTTTTGGGCCTTCTCTGGGGTACGGTGTTGTCATTAGTATCAGGTATAGTATCTTCTACGATAGGCTTTTATGGGGGCAGAAAATCAGCAAAAGTGCTAAACAGTCTTTTTAGCAGCAAGGAGTTAGAGGCAGGTAACAAGCTTTTTATGCGTTTCGGCACTTTTGGCATAGCCCTTTCCAAAGCCTTGCCGGTACTTTCTGAATCACTCTCCTTTGTTGCAGGCACTACTGCAGTTAACTTCAGAACCTTTCTTACCTATTCCTTTATCGGGCAAAGCGTTGTTTCGTTCCTATATGCCTACACCGGAGGCCTTACAGTAGAGATGGATTCTAATTTTGTTGCTGCGGCTATCATAGGGTTAACACTGCTGCTTTCCTGGCTCCTGCAGTGGCTGGTAAAACCAGAAGATGCTTCTCCAACACCAAAAGGCAAACACTCAAAGCCATCTGTAGCAGCTGGCCATTCCAGCAAATGA
- a CDS encoding hypothetical protein (COG0761 Penicillin tolerance protein), whose translation MENNPTTQPVLIELDAAAREEHFDRAEAWFKNVQFTQASFRQLLEDTVDKVEEPHIKDYLHTMLQQAREHEQKAEELFAVIGRKPSSTRTLLGDFLGKSREAWADLIALAGGAKGPWQDLQQLYISNLNSMSAFAVAEQLGLALGIPAILDITFDVVAQKSTSQLLLQECALEMCSKSILYKQPF comes from the coding sequence ATGGAGAATAACCCTACAACACAGCCTGTCCTCATTGAACTGGATGCCGCAGCCAGGGAAGAACATTTTGACAGGGCTGAAGCCTGGTTCAAAAATGTACAATTCACCCAGGCTTCTTTTCGGCAGTTGCTCGAGGATACCGTTGATAAAGTAGAAGAGCCTCACATAAAAGACTACCTGCACACCATGCTACAGCAGGCCAGGGAGCATGAGCAAAAAGCAGAAGAATTATTTGCCGTTATCGGCAGAAAGCCTTCTTCTACCCGAACACTTCTTGGAGACTTTCTGGGAAAAAGCCGCGAGGCATGGGCCGACCTGATTGCCCTGGCCGGAGGTGCCAAAGGGCCCTGGCAGGACCTGCAGCAGTTATATATTTCGAACCTGAACTCTATGAGTGCTTTTGCCGTGGCCGAGCAGCTTGGCCTGGCGTTGGGAATACCTGCAATCCTGGACATAACCTTTGATGTAGTGGCACAGAAATCAACTAGTCAGCTCTTGTTGCAGGAATGTGCTCTGGAGATGTGCTCCAAGTCAATTCTGTATAAGCAGCCTTTCTAA